Part of the Triticum aestivum cultivar Chinese Spring chromosome 4D, IWGSC CS RefSeq v2.1, whole genome shotgun sequence genome is shown below.
attgcgcccaatctggttatgaagacaattctgcacgcaacgctgataagtcgcctgtgcactcttgagtccaaaaggcatagacacataacagaaggctccaaagggagtgatgaacgccgtcttctcctggtccttaactgccattttaatctgatggtatccagaataagcatccaaaaaacttaagcgctcacaacccgccgtagcatcaatgatttgatcaatacgggggagagcaaaaggatcagccggacaagccttgtttaagtccgtgtagtcaacacacatccgccaggtgccgttcttcttgagcacgagtactgggttagctaaccattctggatgaaagacttcaacaataaacccggccgccaagagccgggccacctcctcaccaatggctttccgcctctcctcattaaaccgccgaaggaattgcctgaccggcttaaatttcggatcaatattgagagtgtgctcagcgagttctctaggtacacctggcatgtcagaaggtttccatgcaaaaatgtccctgttctcacggatgaactcgatgagcgcgctttcctattttggatccagattggcactgatgctaaactgctgagatgagtcacctggaacgaagtcaacaagtttagtctcatcagctgacttaaatttcattgccggctcatgctccgtggtcggctttttcaaagatgtcatatctgccgggtcaacattgtccttgtaaaacttcaactcctctgttgcacaaacagattctgcataagccgcgtcaccttcctcacactccaaggctatctttcggctgccatgaaccgtaatggtcccattgtgacccggcatcttgagctgtaaatacacgtaacacggccgtgccatgaacttggcgtaagccggccgcccaaatatagcatgatacggacttcttatcttaaccacctcaaaggtcaatttttccgccctgtagttgtactcatctccaaaagccacttccagctcgatcttaccaactggatatgccgacttaccaggcaccacaccatggaaaacagtattggactggctgaggttcttatcaatcaaccccatacgacggaaggtctcataatagaggatgttgatgctgctgcctccgtccatgagcactttagtgaacttatatccccccacctgaggagccaccaccagggccaggtgacccggattatcaacccggggagggtgatcttccctactccacacaataggctgctcagaccatcttaaatagcgtggaaccgccggctcaacagcattcacagccctcttatgaagcttctgatctcgcttgcacagactggtggtaaacacatgatactgtccaccattgagctgctttggattggtctggtatcccccctgctgctgttgatgaccctggccggactgctgattaaagcccccttgaacattctgaggattggaatttgagccgccgcccgggccatgaaagccgccggcgcctgagccgccgcccgagccattgttgccattaaaggcattggaattcttaaaggccttcatgattgcgcaatctttccatagatgagtagctggcttctccctagagccatgccttggacaaggctcattcaacaactgctcaagcgtcgggcctgacccgccggctcggggaggtggcctccccttacgtcgctggttgttaccctgtgagctggcgttggccacaaactctatgctgccatcagccttacgcttgctacctccttggttcgccgggttatgctgaggacccttgccattgccgttcttctttcccttccctgtcctttcatcatccgacgcggggtccttggtactatcagagtcggcgtacttgacgagagccgccatcagcgtacccatatcattgcaatcgcgcttgagccgcccgagtttcatcttcaggggcatgaaacgacaattctgctccaacattaagactgcagagccggcatccatcttatcagatgaatgtattatctctttgacccggcgaacccaatgggttgtagactcaccctcctgctgcttacagttagtcaaatccacaatggacatagactgcctacaggtatctttgaagttttggatgaaccgggcttttagctcagcccaagacccgatagaattcggtggcagccctttcaaccaagtgcgggcagtcccatctaacatcatggtgaagtacttggccattgccgcttcactgacctccagcaactccatagccatctcgtaactctcgatccatgctccgggttgcaaatcagctgtgtaattaggcactttccttggccctttgaaatccttgggcagacgttcattacggagagccggcaccagacaaggacacctccagtcctcgtaggtatacccacgtcgatggaagccgtcggataagccgggggtggctggtaagccgtcaactgaggcacctgctccgcctcttgccgtgctctgtcttggtctaccgcgtgaaaggctccgttatgagccgggccgtggccaggaggcaagtcatggcgtcggacattacttgagccggtcgctgagaccatgtgtctgctataactcgggctccggcctggacgaggggttgaatgaatcctgtcccggctataagaatatgcctcttgctgcgccagagccgtctgaaggagttctctgacccggcgggtttcaaccgccgttggagagtcaccatcaattgggagagccgccagccgcgccgccgcggcgaccatgttttccaacgggttggcataatgacccggtggtattggcacgtactgaggcggggcagggttcacccggggaggtcccgtcacttggggctgaattggcgttccagccccgggccctatgatctctggcgggttactaggccctgccccaggcgtgttgaaaaggtttcgaggatcgtaaaccggagggagtcgagattgggccttttgatgcctccttctcatgacctcattggacgcgttttgatccatcgtgagccggaaagactgtgcctggatcagctgagtctgggcgtcgagagccgccctctctgcagccatcctgatcccttccgccgccagatcctccttggcttttgctagatccaactttaactgtgccacctccgcgtcatgctgaacttgatccgccggggcaaccgtagcggtcaacaggaccgtcatcttgtctgtgagatccatcagcacctgagccggcgagggcacagggcttcctgacccggcggcggggttttgaacaggttgtgcgccggccatgaagattccaacccggctcggcggctcaaaggggtccggaatgctgtcgccatcggaacaacccctgagcctgccatcttgaagttgatacaacgagtttgactcatccgtagacgactcgccgtcagagccggcggccgtctcatcaccagatccagatccttcagagagtcctccatggacacatcccacgaaagcatgcttcaaggcaggtagagcccgggcgggtcgtgcacgctgagccgtctcgatgagatcggcgcagagatccggctcagggcccggctcaccaatcttgccaatgaagacatggattccgccgaaggggacccggtacccgcactcgattgagccggcgtcggggccccagcttgcatcgtcgatgtagagcttgccgcgacgactcttggtcatccggcccacagcgtatcccttgagcccttcgaagctgcccttcaagaactcaaatccaccgtgcgctggccccacggtgggcgccaactgtcgtggaattgtcacggcagatgtcctcgtgcaaggacttagtcgtggaaccatcgcagctaggaagcttaaaggggttaaacgggacaaggaacacgagggttatactggttcggccccttacggtgaaggtaaaagcgtacgtccagttgaggtggtattgattagggtttcgacgaccaggagctaaaccgtcctgcctggCTATCGATTtggtcttacttgtccctaaaccgccgccgggtcgtccctttatatagagaggttgacgcccagcggctctcagagtcccggccggctcataacagtgtccggctcggactcttaactattcttgccttacactacaagtttcaccataacggcggttatcactacgggccttaagccatctccgggtcttaagcccattattgacccgccgtcttcaagtttggtactgggcttcgcgtgatgaccattatgacgtaacccggcccctcctgggcgggtgactctaatggttatatcctcaacaagatGTGAGATCCCTGGTGCTCTCCGGCAGATTTTCATGTGGTTACATCATTGCTCCTCTGTTGGTCTTGCTCCTCTTGTACCAAAATGAAAGGGCTTGCCGCCATGGCCTGAGTGGAGCTCAAAACTGAGGTGACTCGCAGTGTCGATCTCAAAAAGATTGTAGACCTAGGGAGTATGGCTTCGGGGTCAATCTATCCGACCTCTGCATGGCTCCGGTGAGCCTGAGTCGAGACTAAAAACTTGGTAATgaaaggtactccctctgtaaagaaatataagagcgtttagatcaagtgatctaaacgctcttatatttctttacagagggagtcgCATGTTAGAATCTCATTTTTTTTGGTTTGTTGTAAGCACACAAGATATGTGTTGCATAACTTTGGGTGTTTGATGTCAATGTTTTTGAGGGAATGTTTGATGTCAATGTTGCGGTTGTCTTTTCCATTGCTGGAAGAGTTGGCTTCTATTTTGTATGCATGCAATGTTTTTTTCTCGGCGATATGCTATGTCAATTGCCATATGTTGCGCGAATGTgcacatgcgcgcgcacacacacaatgtTTCAAACGTGTGTGTAAAATGTTGCAACAGTTTTTGTGTTTTAAATACACCGTGCAAAAAAAATACACTACGATGGTGATGCAGAACGTATAAGAAATGCCGCCCTCAAAGATTTCATGTAGCAAGAATCAGATGGTTCAAGTTTtgatttcaaatgaaatttgaggGCGCCAAAGATAGCTAATCAGGTGTTGCCTCCATCCGGCCGACGCCTAGGGCGCCCCTAAATATGAAAGAAAGAGGCATCTGTGGCTGAACATATAGTTGAGCCTGTTACCGACTGGGCGATGTGACGTGTGTGGGTAAGGCCCGGGGATTTTGCGCAACTGGACAAGCATCGGTGTACCGGACAGAAGGCGAAGCAATAAACAAACCGGAGCAACAGAcacgaaacagaaaaagaaaaggcagAGTCCCAGCCCAGCCTCTCACCACTCCTCCTTCCCTGAAAGTGAGCGGCATCCGGCGACAAAAGGCGTCATGCATGGCTGctctttgtttctttcttcttcttttttcttctacgTCCCAGCTAACACATCCTATCACACGCAACCTCCTCCGTTTCAACGTGAGCACATGTCGTCTGAAATCTTGCAACAGTTGTTTGAGGCCCTCAAAGTCGAATTACTACTACAAGTCAAGCTTATGCGTTGACACTGGTACTGAGCACTGACAGTGCAGTGTGTTTCTCCCCGAAAAGTATCAGCCTGAACCCTCAAATCCAGTGGTGCTAATTTCGATGCCAGTTGTTACCTAAAGATTTCTAGTAAAAAGACATTTCAGTGCTCTAGTCCTATAATGATTTTTCATCTTTTTTGATAAATGTAAGTCTTATTGAGTCGTAACGTCGCATCAAGGGGATACAAGCATAGCGAGTTCGTCTACGATCAGTACCCGTCTGACACCAGTTCTCTCTGTTCCTTGCGAAATGTGTGAGCCGTCAATCATGCAAATAAACAGTACGCAAGGCACACATGTgcatttcttcttctttctcttggcACAAGTTTAATGGCACTATTCAAGTAGCTGGTGTCCCCGAACCGCACACACGAGCCCCTCGCCCTCCTGTACATCATGCGCATTCTTCTCCGGCCCTGTCCCCTCGCAGCCCATGTCTTCGCGTCACCTCCTCTACCCTAGTCGACCTATAAAACTCCGGTCTCGTGCGTGTGCAGCTAACTGAAAGCGCCGTCTCCACAAGTCAGAGCTCGATCATAAGCTAGCTAGTCAGGCCAGGCGGGCGATCGGACGATCGGGCTATAATTTCGACTACGGCGACGATGGCCGGCGCGGGCGTGACGACGACGGGGTCGCCGTGCGGGGCGTGCAAGTTCCTGCGGCGCCGGTGCGCGGCGGAGTGCGTGTTCGCGCCCTACTTCTGCGCCGAGGACGGCGCGTCGCAGTTCGCGGCCATCCACAAGGTGTTCGGGGCCAGCAACGCGGCCAAGCTGCTGCAGCAGGTGGCCCCCGGCGACCGGAGCGAGGCGGCCGCCACAGTGACCTACGAGGCGCAGGCCCGGCTGCGCGACCCCGTCTACGGCTGCGTCGCCCACATCTTCGCGCTGCAGCAGCAGGTTGTGGCGCTGCAGGCGCAGGTGGCGCACGCCAG
Proteins encoded:
- the LOC123100420 gene encoding LOB domain-containing protein 29, with product MAGAGVTTTGSPCGACKFLRRRCAAECVFAPYFCAEDGASQFAAIHKVFGASNAAKLLQQVAPGDRSEAAATVTYEAQARLRDPVYGCVAHIFALQQQVVALQAQVAHARTQAQLGAATAMHPLLQQQLQQQAWQVAAAADQHDHQSMTSTQSSSGCYSGAHQRSDGSSLHGAEMYCGYGEQEEGSY